The Streptomyces sp. DH-12 genome has a window encoding:
- a CDS encoding type I polyketide synthase — protein MSNQDRMQAALPAIRALQKRAAELEARQARQHEPIAVVSMACRLPGGIDTPEAFWELLASGGDAVGGLPSRWGGLDLYDPDPEAVGKSYAREGGFLEDVEGFDAAFFGVSPREALTMDPQQRLVLETSWEALERAGVRPESLNESRTGVYLGTMSSDYGDLGTDLDALDGYVSTGKASSVVSGRVSYTLGLQGPAVTVDTACSSSLVALHLAVQALRQGECEVALAGGVTVMSAPSLFVEFSRLKGMAGDGRCKSFSADADGAGWAEGAGVLLLKRLSAAERDGDRVLAVIRGSAVNQDGRSQGLTAPNGPSQQRVIRDALEAARLAPADIDAVEAHGTGTSLGDPIEAGALAEVFGPERPDGRPVWLGSSKSNIGHAQAAAGVVGVIKMVLALQHEVLPKTLHADEPTPLIEWDSSGLALLNEARAWTSDGERPRRAGVSSFGLSGTNAHVVIEESPVPSAVDPSEDRPSATGNPVPVVVSGQSEEALRAQAGRWASWLSGREGVSLSDVAVTAGRHRSQLASRASVVASDVAGLVEGLSALAEGRSLDSVVSGVAGARGKVVFVFPGQGSQWSGMGRGLLESCPVFAGTLFAPPRAAQRGSMVSMSNQDRMQAALPASGAARW, from the coding sequence ATGTCAAACCAGGACCGGATGCAGGCCGCGCTACCAGCGATCCGCGCACTCCAGAAGAGGGCCGCGGAACTGGAGGCGCGCCAAGCCCGGCAGCACGAGCCGATCGCCGTGGTGTCGATGGCGTGCCGTCTCCCGGGCGGGATCGACACGCCGGAGGCGTTCTGGGAACTGCTGGCCTCCGGCGGCGACGCGGTCGGCGGGCTGCCCTCCCGTTGGGGCGGGCTGGACCTGTACGACCCGGACCCGGAGGCGGTCGGCAAGAGCTATGCCCGCGAGGGCGGCTTCCTGGAGGACGTGGAGGGATTCGACGCCGCCTTCTTCGGCGTGAGCCCGCGCGAGGCTCTCACCATGGACCCGCAGCAGCGGCTGGTCCTGGAGACGTCCTGGGAGGCGCTGGAGCGCGCCGGTGTCCGCCCGGAGTCGCTGAACGAGAGCCGTACCGGTGTCTACCTCGGCACCATGAGCTCCGACTACGGAGACCTGGGCACGGATCTGGACGCCCTCGACGGCTACGTCAGCACCGGCAAGGCGAGCAGCGTGGTCTCGGGCCGCGTCTCCTACACGCTCGGTCTCCAGGGGCCGGCGGTCACGGTCGACACGGCCTGCTCCTCCTCCCTCGTCGCCCTCCACCTGGCGGTCCAGGCGCTGCGGCAGGGGGAGTGCGAGGTCGCGCTCGCCGGCGGCGTCACCGTCATGAGCGCCCCCTCTCTCTTCGTCGAGTTCTCGCGGTTGAAGGGGATGGCCGGGGACGGACGGTGCAAGTCCTTCTCGGCCGACGCCGACGGCGCGGGCTGGGCCGAGGGCGCGGGCGTGCTGCTGCTGAAGCGGCTGTCGGCCGCCGAGCGTGACGGCGACCGTGTGCTGGCCGTCATCCGCGGCAGCGCCGTCAACCAGGACGGCCGCAGCCAGGGCCTCACCGCCCCCAACGGCCCCTCCCAGCAGCGGGTGATCCGCGATGCGCTGGAGGCGGCGCGGCTGGCGCCCGCCGACATCGACGCGGTCGAGGCGCACGGGACGGGTACGTCGTTGGGTGATCCGATCGAGGCGGGTGCGCTGGCGGAGGTGTTCGGGCCCGAGCGGCCTGACGGCCGGCCGGTGTGGCTGGGGTCGTCGAAGTCGAACATCGGGCACGCGCAGGCGGCGGCGGGTGTGGTCGGTGTGATCAAGATGGTGCTGGCGTTGCAGCACGAGGTGCTTCCGAAGACGTTGCACGCCGATGAGCCCACGCCGTTGATCGAGTGGGACAGCAGTGGTCTTGCGCTGTTGAACGAGGCGCGTGCGTGGACGTCCGACGGTGAGCGTCCGCGGCGTGCGGGTGTGTCGTCGTTCGGGCTGTCCGGCACCAACGCCCACGTGGTGATCGAGGAGTCGCCCGTACCCTCCGCTGTCGACCCGTCCGAGGACAGGCCCTCCGCCACGGGGAATCCCGTGCCGGTGGTGGTGTCGGGTCAGAGTGAGGAGGCGTTGCGTGCTCAGGCCGGGCGTTGGGCGTCCTGGCTGTCGGGTCGTGAGGGTGTGTCGTTGTCCGATGTGGCGGTGACGGCGGGCCGTCATCGTTCGCAGCTGGCTTCGCGGGCGAGTGTGGTGGCGTCGGATGTGGCGGGTCTGGTGGAGGGGTTGTCGGCTCTGGCCGAGGGCCGTTCGCTGGATTCGGTGGTGTCCGGTGTGGCCGGGGCGCGCGGGAAGGTGGTGTTCGTCTTCCCGGGTCAGGGTTCGCAGTGGTCGGGGATGGGGCGGGGGCTGCTGGAGTCGTGCCCGGTCTTCGCCGGGACGCTGTTCGCCCCGCCGCGGGCCGCGCAGAGAGGCTCAATGGTGTCGATGTCAAACCAGGACCGGATGCAGGCCGCGCTACCAGCGAGCGGCGCCGCTCGCTGGTAG
- a CDS encoding type I polyketide synthase — protein sequence MSRAVGVEPVGGVAGLVGLLDEGVRAPGRVVVDVAAVLGARVGVDVAVGALELVQGLLAEPRLEGCEWVWVTSGAVDAGDGVREVAQAPVWGVLRSVRAECPDRVIRLVDVGAGVSAEDVERAVVASGEPELAVRGGEVRAARLVPVSVVERGGGGGGGLPGTVFDAEGAVLVTGGTGELGRAVAVRLVERFGVRHLVLTSRRGADAPGTGELVARLEGAGARSVRVVACDVADRARVRALLESAERPWTGVFHLAGVLDDGVVSGLDAERVARVWAPKAAGAAHLDELSRELGLELAAFVLFSSAAGVLGGAGQANYAAANAFLDALAVSRRAEGLAGSSLSWGLWEQAGVGLTAGLGRAELARLRRGGVGALSSGQALAVLDAVLAAGSASEWAHVVPVRLELAGLRRGPEEVPALLRHLVRAPRRRAGAGEGVVSGLGERLAGLSQADRLAELTVLVRREAAVVLGIETAQGVGAGQVLKDLGLDSLMAVELRRRLSAATGLSLPSTLAFDHPTPTAVATHLLDKLDLTPETERARQKKPRAATRTVDEPIAVVSMACRLPGGIDTPEAFWELLASGGDAVGGLPSRWGGLDLYDPDPEAVGKSYAREGGFLEDVEGFDAAFFGVSPREAVSMDPQQRLVLETSWEALERAGIRPESLSGTDTGVYLGTMSSDYGHQSHDLDALDGYTSTGYAGSVVSGRVSYTLGLQGPAVTVDTACSSSLVALHLAANALRQGECEVALAGGVTVMSTPALFVEFSRLKGMAEDGRCKSFSAAADGAGWAEGAGVLVLKRLSAAERDGDQVLAVIRGSAVNQDGRSQGLTAPNGPSQQRVVQAALEAARLTPADIDAVEAHGTGTSLGDPIEAGALAEVFGPERPDGRPVWLGSSKSNIGHAQAAAGVVGVIKMVLALQHEVLPRTLHADEPTPLIEWDSSGLALLNEARAWTSDGERPRRAGVSSFGLSGTNAHVVIEEPPARKTAPAGGETAPAGGEAAPAGGEVAAPVPVVVSGQSEEALRAQAGRWASWLSGREGVSLSDVAVTAGRHRSQLASRASVVASDVAGLVEGLSALTEGRSLDSVVSGAAGGRGKVVFVFPGQGSQWSGMGRGLLESCPVFAEAVERCDVALRPLTGWSVREVLAGVEGDHPPVERVDVVQPALFAMGVGLAAVWRSLGVEPAAVVGHSQGEVVAAVVSGALTLEQGALVVAARSQAVLACAGRGGMALIERAVAEVEQWVAPFGEALSVAAVNTAGSTIVSGEADAIDEIVRQLSAEGVYARKINVDYASHNAQMDPLLPGLAERFAGLEAGTPEVAFYSTVTGRVASGGELDGGYWCRNLRQPVRFDRALERLLDDGHGVFVEISAHPVLSMPLTDGSAERGGIVVGSLSRRSGGLDQILRNLGLLHVQGHDLDAGRVLGEGGLVPLPTYAFQREPYWMDTPKSSGDLRSVGLEVSDHAWLGAALGLADGDGHLFTGRLSLAEQPWLAEHAAFGTVLVPGTGLLELALTAAHHAGAERVEELTLLEPLVLPEDGAVRLQVVVSAPEAGSGRRPVAVFSRPEDASDEVGWRRHAAGELSEAGQAGVGDRAGFAELAQWPVAGAEQVSLDGFYEDFAARGLVYGPAFQGLTELWRKGNTAYGIVRLPEGQSADGFGVHPALLDAALHTLVGVREETGDDRPVFLPFEWTGVELHAAGSTELRVRITLDETGTALGVQVADPTGRPVAEVEALAIREATAEQLRSAETVEHLYHVDFRPSPLPQVQETPAGGTWLLGENTELSEILEVRHVADVGVLLARLDDGRAAPARLVVDATAADAPPGGDAAYRLTAETLNTLRSLVGDPRLAEAELVWITRSATGADEELRDLAHAPLWGLLRVARSEYAERVIRLIDLGGAADDALLPQALALPGEPEIAIRDGEIRTARLVRATVAPVTGTAEEEPPRPPAAGPLSPEGSVLITGGTGELGRALACHLVREHGVRHLVLTSRRGMDAPGAAELVEELTGSGAETVQVLACDVSRREDVALALAAADADHPWTGVFHLAGVLDDGLLATQDAERLERVWAPKAAGALHLDQLTRQQGLDLAAFVLYSSAAGVLGGAGQGNYAAANAFLDALAARRRADGLPALSLSWGLWRQAGLGLTAGLGQAELARLRRGGIGALSTRQALTALDAALGLPYSHLVPVRLELTSLQREVDNGATAPALLRNLLRAPRRRAGAATGSPSGLREQLLALPDDQRLPHLSRLVQREAATVLGLPTADGVGADQVLKDLGMDSLMAVEVRRRLSAETGLTLPSTLAFDHPTPSAIAALLLAKLDVGSTAGAGATAGGRVTRHQIDSLVELLRAATPAQMEEHGLAAGLLALRDGLARSAPAHDEQPEAEIDTGTTDDLLQFLDRKLGVSE from the coding sequence GTGTCTCGTGCGGTGGGGGTGGAGCCGGTCGGTGGTGTGGCCGGGCTGGTGGGGCTCCTGGACGAGGGTGTGCGGGCGCCTGGGCGGGTGGTGGTCGATGTGGCTGCTGTGCTCGGTGCCCGTGTTGGGGTGGATGTGGCGGTCGGTGCTCTGGAGTTGGTGCAGGGGTTGCTGGCGGAGCCGCGTCTTGAGGGCTGTGAGTGGGTGTGGGTGACGTCGGGTGCGGTGGATGCCGGTGACGGGGTCCGCGAGGTGGCGCAGGCGCCGGTGTGGGGTGTGCTGCGTTCGGTGCGGGCGGAGTGTCCCGATCGTGTGATCCGGCTGGTGGATGTGGGTGCCGGGGTTTCGGCGGAGGATGTCGAGCGGGCTGTCGTGGCGTCGGGGGAGCCGGAGCTGGCGGTGCGGGGCGGGGAGGTTCGTGCCGCGCGGCTGGTGCCGGTGTCGGTGGTGGAGCGCGGTGGGGGCGGTGGTGGGGGGCTGCCGGGGACCGTGTTCGATGCCGAGGGTGCGGTGTTGGTGACGGGTGGCACGGGTGAGCTGGGCCGTGCGGTGGCGGTGCGGTTGGTGGAGCGGTTCGGGGTGCGGCATCTGGTGCTGACCTCGCGTCGTGGTGCTGATGCGCCGGGCACGGGTGAGTTGGTGGCGCGGTTGGAGGGGGCCGGGGCGCGCAGTGTGCGGGTGGTGGCCTGTGATGTGGCCGACCGGGCGCGGGTGCGTGCGTTGTTGGAGTCGGCCGAGCGGCCGTGGACGGGTGTGTTCCATCTGGCGGGTGTGCTGGATGACGGTGTGGTGTCGGGTCTGGACGCGGAGCGGGTGGCGCGGGTGTGGGCGCCGAAGGCGGCGGGCGCGGCGCATCTGGATGAGTTGTCGCGTGAGCTGGGTCTGGAGCTGGCGGCGTTCGTGCTGTTCTCCTCGGCCGCGGGTGTGCTGGGTGGTGCGGGGCAGGCGAACTACGCGGCGGCGAACGCGTTCCTGGACGCGTTGGCGGTCTCCCGGCGGGCGGAGGGTCTGGCGGGGTCGAGTCTGTCGTGGGGTCTGTGGGAGCAGGCCGGTGTGGGGTTGACGGCGGGGCTGGGCCGGGCGGAGTTGGCGCGGTTGCGGCGTGGGGGTGTCGGGGCGCTGTCCTCGGGTCAGGCGCTCGCGGTGCTGGACGCTGTTTTGGCTGCCGGGTCCGCTTCTGAGTGGGCGCATGTGGTGCCGGTGAGGTTGGAGCTGGCGGGTCTGCGGCGCGGGCCCGAGGAGGTGCCGGCTCTGCTGCGGCATCTGGTGCGTGCTCCGCGTCGGCGGGCCGGTGCGGGTGAGGGTGTGGTGTCGGGGCTGGGGGAGCGGCTTGCGGGGTTGTCGCAGGCGGACCGGCTTGCCGAGCTGACGGTGCTGGTGCGGCGTGAGGCCGCGGTCGTGCTGGGCATCGAGACGGCGCAGGGAGTGGGCGCGGGTCAGGTGCTGAAGGACCTGGGTCTGGACTCGCTGATGGCGGTCGAGCTGCGGCGTCGTCTCTCCGCCGCGACGGGTCTGTCCCTGCCCTCGACCCTGGCCTTCGACCACCCGACCCCCACCGCCGTCGCCACCCACCTCCTCGACAAACTCGACCTCACCCCGGAGACCGAGCGGGCGCGGCAGAAGAAGCCGCGCGCCGCCACCCGCACCGTCGACGAGCCGATCGCCGTGGTGTCGATGGCGTGCCGCCTCCCCGGCGGGATCGACACGCCGGAGGCGTTCTGGGAACTGCTGGCCTCCGGCGGCGACGCGGTCGGCGGGCTGCCCTCCCGTTGGGGCGGGCTGGACCTGTACGACCCGGACCCGGAGGCGGTCGGCAAGAGCTATGCCCGCGAGGGCGGCTTCCTGGAGGACGTGGAGGGTTTCGACGCCGCCTTCTTCGGGGTCAGTCCGCGTGAGGCCGTGTCGATGGACCCGCAGCAGCGGCTCGTCCTGGAGACGTCCTGGGAGGCACTGGAGCGCGCCGGCATCCGCCCGGAGTCGCTCAGCGGCACCGACACCGGCGTCTACCTCGGCACCATGAGCTCCGACTACGGCCACCAGAGCCACGACCTGGACGCCCTCGACGGCTACACCAGCACGGGCTACGCGGGCAGCGTGGTCTCGGGCCGCGTCTCCTACACGCTCGGTCTCCAGGGGCCGGCGGTCACGGTCGACACGGCCTGCTCCTCCTCCCTCGTCGCCCTCCACCTCGCCGCCAACGCCCTCAGGCAGGGCGAGTGCGAGGTCGCGCTCGCCGGCGGCGTCACCGTCATGAGCACCCCCGCCCTGTTCGTGGAGTTCTCCCGCTTGAAGGGGATGGCCGAGGACGGACGGTGCAAGTCCTTCTCCGCTGCCGCCGACGGCGCGGGCTGGGCCGAGGGCGCGGGCGTCCTGGTCCTCAAGCGGCTCTCGGCCGCCGAGCGCGACGGCGACCAGGTACTGGCGGTGATACGCGGCAGCGCCGTCAACCAGGACGGCCGCAGCCAGGGGCTCACCGCCCCCAACGGCCCCTCCCAGCAGCGGGTGGTCCAGGCTGCCCTGGAGGCGGCGCGGCTGACGCCCGCCGACATCGACGCGGTCGAGGCGCACGGGACGGGTACGTCGTTGGGTGATCCGATCGAGGCGGGTGCGCTGGCGGAGGTGTTCGGGCCCGAGCGGCCTGACGGCCGGCCGGTGTGGCTGGGGTCGTCGAAGTCGAACATCGGGCACGCGCAGGCGGCGGCGGGTGTGGTCGGTGTGATCAAGATGGTGCTGGCGTTGCAGCACGAGGTGCTTCCGAGGACGTTGCACGCCGATGAGCCCACGCCGTTGATCGAGTGGGACAGCAGTGGTCTTGCGCTGTTGAACGAGGCGCGTGCGTGGACGTCCGACGGTGAGCGTCCGCGGCGTGCGGGTGTGTCGTCGTTCGGGCTGTCCGGCACCAACGCCCACGTGGTGATCGAGGAACCCCCGGCGCGCAAGACCGCTCCTGCCGGGGGTGAGACCGCTCCTGCCGGGGGTGAGGCCGCTCCTGCCGGGGGTGAGGTTGCTGCGCCGGTGCCGGTGGTGGTGTCGGGTCAGAGTGAGGAGGCGTTGCGTGCTCAGGCCGGGCGCTGGGCGTCCTGGCTGTCGGGTCGTGAGGGTGTGTCGTTGTCCGATGTGGCGGTGACGGCGGGCCGTCATCGTTCGCAGCTGGCTTCGCGGGCGAGTGTGGTGGCGTCGGATGTGGCGGGTCTGGTGGAGGGGTTGTCGGCTCTGACCGAGGGCCGTTCGCTGGATTCGGTGGTGTCGGGCGCTGCCGGGGGGCGCGGGAAGGTGGTGTTCGTCTTCCCGGGTCAGGGTTCGCAGTGGTCGGGGATGGGGCGGGGGCTGCTGGAGTCGTGTCCGGTGTTCGCGGAGGCGGTGGAGCGGTGTGATGTGGCTCTGCGTCCGTTGACGGGCTGGTCGGTGCGTGAGGTGCTGGCGGGGGTGGAGGGTGATCATCCGCCGGTGGAGCGGGTGGATGTGGTGCAGCCTGCGCTGTTCGCGATGGGTGTCGGTCTGGCGGCGGTGTGGCGGTCGTTGGGTGTGGAGCCGGCGGCTGTGGTGGGGCATTCGCAGGGCGAGGTGGTGGCGGCTGTGGTGTCGGGTGCGCTGACGCTGGAGCAGGGTGCTCTGGTGGTGGCGGCCCGGTCGCAGGCGGTGCTTGCCTGTGCGGGTCGGGGCGGTATGGCTTTGATCGAGCGTGCGGTCGCGGAGGTCGAGCAGTGGGTGGCGCCGTTCGGTGAGGCGTTGTCGGTGGCGGCGGTGAACACGGCCGGTTCCACGATCGTCTCGGGTGAGGCGGACGCCATCGACGAGATCGTCCGTCAGCTGTCCGCGGAGGGTGTGTACGCGCGGAAGATCAATGTCGATTATGCGTCGCACAACGCGCAGATGGATCCGTTGCTGCCGGGGCTGGCGGAGCGGTTCGCCGGACTGGAGGCGGGCACGCCCGAGGTCGCTTTCTACTCGACCGTGACGGGGCGGGTGGCTTCCGGCGGTGAGCTGGACGGTGGGTACTGGTGCCGGAATCTGCGGCAGCCGGTGCGTTTCGACCGTGCGCTGGAACGGCTGCTGGACGACGGTCACGGGGTGTTCGTGGAGATCTCCGCGCATCCTGTGCTGTCGATGCCGTTGACGGACGGCAGCGCGGAGCGCGGTGGGATCGTCGTGGGTTCCCTCAGCCGCAGGTCGGGCGGTCTGGACCAGATCCTGCGCAACCTCGGTCTGCTGCACGTCCAGGGGCACGATCTGGACGCCGGCCGTGTCCTGGGCGAGGGCGGGCTCGTGCCCCTTCCCACCTACGCCTTCCAGCGGGAGCCCTACTGGATGGACACCCCGAAGTCCTCCGGTGACCTGCGTTCGGTGGGCCTGGAGGTGTCCGATCATGCCTGGCTCGGTGCCGCGCTGGGTCTCGCCGACGGCGACGGGCATCTGTTCACGGGGCGTCTGTCGTTGGCGGAGCAGCCGTGGCTGGCCGAGCACGCGGCTTTCGGGACGGTGCTGGTGCCGGGGACGGGTCTGCTGGAGCTGGCCCTGACCGCCGCTCATCACGCGGGTGCCGAACGGGTGGAGGAGCTGACGCTCCTCGAGCCTCTCGTCCTTCCCGAGGACGGCGCTGTCCGCCTCCAGGTCGTCGTGAGTGCGCCGGAGGCGGGGAGCGGGCGTCGTCCGGTCGCGGTCTTCAGCCGCCCTGAGGACGCCTCCGACGAGGTGGGCTGGCGCCGGCATGCTGCGGGTGAGCTGTCCGAGGCGGGGCAGGCCGGGGTGGGTGACCGTGCGGGCTTCGCGGAGCTGGCGCAGTGGCCGGTGGCCGGTGCCGAGCAGGTGTCCCTCGACGGTTTCTACGAAGACTTCGCCGCGCGTGGTCTGGTCTACGGTCCGGCGTTCCAGGGGCTGACGGAGCTGTGGCGCAAGGGGAACACGGCGTACGGGATCGTGCGGCTGCCCGAGGGGCAGTCGGCGGACGGTTTCGGCGTCCACCCGGCCCTCCTCGACGCCGCCCTCCACACACTGGTCGGGGTCCGCGAGGAAACGGGCGACGACCGGCCGGTCTTCCTGCCCTTCGAATGGACCGGCGTCGAACTCCACGCCGCCGGCAGCACCGAACTGCGCGTCCGCATCACCCTCGACGAGACCGGGACCGCCCTCGGCGTGCAGGTCGCCGACCCGACAGGGCGGCCGGTCGCCGAGGTCGAGGCGCTCGCCATCCGCGAGGCCACCGCGGAACAGCTCCGGTCCGCCGAAACCGTCGAGCACCTGTATCACGTGGACTTCCGCCCGTCGCCGCTCCCGCAGGTGCAGGAGACGCCGGCCGGCGGCACCTGGCTGCTCGGTGAGAACACCGAGCTCTCCGAGATCCTGGAGGTCCGACATGTGGCTGATGTGGGTGTGCTGCTCGCCCGCCTCGATGATGGGCGGGCAGCGCCTGCGCGACTGGTGGTCGACGCGACCGCGGCGGACGCGCCTCCAGGAGGTGACGCGGCGTACCGGCTGACCGCCGAGACGCTGAACACTCTGCGAAGCCTGGTGGGCGACCCCCGCCTGGCCGAAGCGGAACTGGTGTGGATCACGCGCTCGGCCACCGGCGCGGACGAGGAACTCCGCGACCTGGCCCACGCACCCCTGTGGGGCCTGCTCCGCGTCGCGCGGAGCGAGTACGCCGAGCGCGTGATCCGCCTGATCGACCTCGGCGGAGCGGCGGACGACGCCCTCCTGCCCCAGGCCCTCGCCCTGCCCGGCGAACCCGAGATCGCGATCCGTGACGGCGAGATCCGCACCGCCCGGCTCGTCCGCGCCACCGTCGCACCCGTGACCGGAACCGCCGAGGAGGAGCCCCCGCGGCCCCCGGCCGCCGGCCCGCTCTCGCCCGAGGGATCGGTGCTGATCACCGGCGGCACGGGCGAACTGGGCCGTGCCCTGGCCTGCCACCTCGTCCGCGAGCACGGTGTACGCCACCTGGTGCTCACCTCTCGGCGCGGCATGGACGCACCCGGCGCGGCCGAGCTGGTCGAGGAGCTGACCGGCTCCGGTGCCGAGACCGTGCAGGTGCTCGCCTGCGACGTCAGCAGGCGCGAGGACGTCGCCCTGGCCCTCGCCGCCGCGGACGCCGACCACCCCTGGACCGGCGTCTTCCACCTCGCCGGAGTACTGGACGACGGACTGCTCGCCACCCAGGACGCGGAGCGCCTGGAACGGGTCTGGGCCCCCAAGGCCGCCGGAGCGCTCCATCTGGACCAGCTCACCCGGCAGCAGGGCCTCGACCTCGCCGCCTTCGTCCTCTACTCCTCGGCCGCGGGCGTCCTCGGCGGCGCGGGCCAGGGCAACTACGCGGCGGCCAACGCCTTCCTCGACGCCCTCGCAGCCCGCAGGCGGGCCGACGGACTGCCCGCCCTCAGCCTCTCGTGGGGCCTGTGGCGACAGGCGGGTCTCGGCCTCACCGCCGGACTCGGCCAGGCCGAACTGGCCCGCCTGCGGCGCGGCGGCATCGGCGCCCTCAGCACCCGGCAGGCGCTGACCGCGCTGGACGCCGCGCTGGGACTGCCGTACTCCCACCTCGTCCCCGTCAGGCTGGAACTCACCTCGCTCCAACGCGAGGTGGACAACGGGGCGACCGCCCCCGCCCTCCTGCGGAACCTGCTGCGTGCCCCCAGGCGCCGCGCGGGCGCGGCCACCGGATCGCCCTCGGGCCTGCGCGAGCAACTGCTCGCCCTCCCCGACGACCAGCGCCTGCCGCACCTCTCCCGCCTGGTGCAGCGCGAGGCGGCCACCGTCCTCGGCCTGCCCACGGCGGACGGGGTCGGCGCCGACCAGGTCCTCAAGGACCTCGGCATGGACTCGCTCATGGCGGTCGAGGTGCGACGCCGCCTCTCCGCCGAGACCGGCCTGACCCTGCCGTCCACCCTCGCCTTCGACCACCCGACGCCGTCGGCGATCGCCGCCCTCCTCCTCGCCAAGCTCGACGTCGGTTCCACCGCCGGGGCCGGAGCGACGGCCGGCGGGCGCGTCACCCGCCACCAGATCGACAGCCTGGTCGAACTCCTCCGCGCGGCCACCCCGGCCCAGATGGAGGAACACGGTCTGGCCGCCGGCCTCCTCGCCCTGCGCGACGGATTGGCCCGGAGCGCGCCCGCCCACGACGAACAGCCGGAAGCCGAGATCGACACCGGCACCACGGATGACCTTCTGCAGTTCCTGGATCGCAAGCTTGGAGTGAGCGAATGA
- the cimA gene encoding citramalate synthase: MAEGGIQLYDTTLRDGSQQKGMTLTVDEKLAVARLLDSVGVGFIEGGWPGAVPRDTEFFQRARTELDLRGARLAAFGSTRRPGIAVPDDPQVRALLTSEAPVVTLVGKSHTGHVERALHTTLAENLAMIGSTVRHLVGAGRTVFFDAEHYFDGYRLNPNYALEVVRTAAEAGAQAVVLCDTNGGHLPDEVGRVVADTLAATGAALGIHCHDDSGCAVANTLAATDAGAVHVQGTAHGYGERCGNADLFTVIANLVLKRDLPVVTPDQLAALTRTAAAVTAVTGVTPRAAAPYVGALAFTHKAGLHASALRVDPDLYQHTDPARLGNTMRTLVSDMGGRSSVSLKARELGHEVAAGSEEATRAAARVKQLENRGYSFENADASFALLLHEELAATPAPPPFTVDTWQVTTAQGTAGPARSEATLRARVGITDRTATGTGDSPLEALDAALHHLLTPSYARLDRLVMTGHHVRALTSREGPATFRVLVSYRDGDRTWNTVGVAQDTLTAAWQAQLDAMRYVLLGETPAEATSQAAPAASLTAA, from the coding sequence ATGGCCGAGGGCGGCATACAGCTGTACGACACCACTCTGCGCGACGGCAGCCAGCAGAAGGGCATGACGCTCACGGTCGACGAGAAGCTCGCCGTGGCCCGCCTCCTGGACAGCGTCGGAGTGGGGTTCATCGAGGGAGGCTGGCCGGGCGCCGTCCCCCGCGACACCGAATTCTTCCAGCGGGCCCGCACCGAACTCGACCTCCGCGGCGCCCGCCTCGCCGCCTTCGGCTCCACCCGCCGCCCCGGCATCGCCGTACCCGACGACCCCCAGGTACGCGCCCTGCTCACCTCCGAGGCGCCCGTGGTCACCCTGGTCGGCAAGAGCCACACCGGGCACGTGGAACGCGCCCTGCACACCACCCTGGCCGAGAACCTCGCCATGATCGGCAGCACGGTGCGGCACCTGGTCGGCGCCGGGCGGACCGTCTTCTTCGACGCCGAGCACTACTTCGACGGCTACCGGCTCAACCCGAACTACGCCCTGGAGGTCGTCCGCACCGCCGCCGAGGCCGGGGCCCAGGCCGTCGTCCTCTGCGACACCAACGGCGGCCACCTCCCCGACGAGGTGGGCCGCGTCGTGGCCGACACCCTCGCCGCCACCGGCGCGGCCCTCGGCATCCACTGCCACGACGACTCGGGATGCGCCGTCGCCAACACCCTCGCCGCCACCGACGCCGGCGCGGTCCACGTGCAGGGCACCGCCCACGGCTACGGCGAACGGTGCGGCAACGCCGACCTCTTCACCGTCATCGCCAACCTGGTCCTCAAACGCGACCTGCCCGTCGTCACCCCCGACCAGCTCGCCGCCCTCACCCGTACGGCGGCCGCCGTCACCGCCGTCACCGGCGTCACCCCGCGGGCCGCCGCCCCCTACGTCGGCGCCCTCGCCTTCACCCACAAGGCCGGACTCCACGCCTCCGCCCTCCGCGTCGACCCCGACCTCTACCAGCACACCGACCCGGCCCGCCTCGGCAACACGATGCGCACGCTCGTCTCCGACATGGGAGGCCGTTCCTCCGTCTCCCTCAAGGCACGCGAGCTCGGCCACGAGGTCGCCGCCGGCTCCGAGGAGGCCACCCGCGCGGCGGCCCGCGTCAAGCAGCTGGAGAACCGCGGTTACAGCTTCGAGAACGCCGACGCCTCCTTCGCCCTGCTGCTCCACGAGGAGCTGGCCGCCACGCCCGCCCCGCCGCCCTTCACCGTCGACACCTGGCAGGTCACCACGGCCCAGGGCACCGCCGGGCCCGCCCGCAGCGAGGCGACCCTCCGCGCCCGCGTCGGCATCACCGACCGCACCGCCACCGGGACGGGCGACAGCCCCCTGGAGGCACTCGACGCGGCCCTCCACCACCTCCTCACCCCCAGCTACGCCCGCCTCGACCGGCTCGTGATGACCGGCCACCACGTGCGGGCACTCACCTCCCGGGAGGGGCCCGCCACCTTCCGCGTCCTGGTCTCCTACCGTGACGGCGACCGCACCTGGAACACCGTCGGCGTCGCCCAGGACACCCTCACCGCCGCCTGGCAGGCCCAACTCGACGCCATGCGCTACGTCCTGCTGGGCGAAACGCCCGCCGAGGCCACCTCGCAGGCCGCTCCCGCGGCCTCCCTCACCGCGGCCTGA
- a CDS encoding flavin reductase family protein, producing the protein MTVTTGSVLARPDVAAFRAAMGRFPTGVTLLTLGSGDTTTAMTLNSLTSVSLDPLLLLVSVRTAGRMRPLISRARGFAVNVLGEDQRHLAQEFARSGRPEGRAATTRLAAVAGVTGHAVLPAAESSFECVLEEEREAGDHTLFIGRVVALGTADGGPRPLVFHQGAFTGLPTGPVQG; encoded by the coding sequence ATGACAGTCACCACCGGCAGCGTGCTGGCCCGTCCCGACGTGGCCGCCTTCCGCGCCGCCATGGGCCGCTTCCCCACCGGCGTCACCCTGCTCACCCTCGGCAGCGGCGACACCACCACCGCCATGACGCTCAACAGCCTGACCTCGGTCTCCCTCGACCCCCTGCTCCTGCTCGTCTCCGTCAGGACCGCCGGCCGGATGCGCCCCCTGATCTCCCGCGCCCGGGGCTTCGCGGTCAACGTCCTGGGGGAGGATCAGCGCCACCTCGCCCAGGAGTTCGCCCGCTCCGGCCGCCCGGAGGGCCGGGCCGCGACGACACGCCTCGCCGCCGTCGCCGGGGTCACCGGCCACGCCGTACTCCCCGCCGCCGAGTCCTCCTTCGAGTGCGTCCTGGAGGAGGAGCGCGAGGCGGGCGACCACACCCTGTTCATCGGCCGGGTCGTCGCCCTCGGCACCGCCGACGGCGGCCCCCGCCCCCTCGTCTTCCACCAGGGGGCCTTCACCGGTCTCCCCACCGGCCCCGTACAGGGCTGA